A single window of Synechococcus sp. CBW1004 DNA harbors:
- a CDS encoding response regulator transcription factor, with protein sequence MPTSPGFIRRTRLVNALLGSWPIVAGTGSWLEAHLVARLALTARVPNFCGSGINEQEVWDLVHQQAAEGGDVLVMLTDSIAADQGRRLIRRLRRSQFRVLILLLVQQDHWLTAESLADCQAQAIVHVESFGSGTLIRALQALRHGQTFLDPRLGERLQQEAAIVLSGREQQVLVGLSRGLTNKAIAQESGIATTTVRDYVSSLIRKLGVCNRTEVLARALALGLIRERGVGR encoded by the coding sequence GTGCCCACCAGCCCGGGCTTCATCCGCCGCACCCGGCTGGTGAATGCGCTGCTGGGCAGCTGGCCGATCGTGGCCGGCACCGGCTCGTGGCTGGAGGCCCATCTGGTGGCGCGGCTGGCCTTGACGGCGCGCGTGCCGAATTTCTGCGGCAGCGGCATCAACGAGCAGGAGGTGTGGGATCTGGTGCACCAGCAGGCCGCTGAGGGCGGCGACGTGTTGGTGATGCTCACCGACAGCATCGCCGCCGATCAGGGCCGTCGGCTGATCCGCCGCCTGCGGCGCAGCCAGTTCCGGGTTCTGATCCTGCTGCTGGTGCAGCAGGATCATTGGTTGACGGCCGAGTCGTTGGCTGATTGCCAGGCCCAGGCGATCGTGCATGTGGAGAGCTTCGGCAGCGGCACGTTGATCCGGGCGTTGCAGGCGCTGCGCCATGGGCAGACCTTCCTCGACCCGCGTCTTGGCGAGCGGCTGCAGCAGGAGGCCGCCATCGTCCTCAGCGGCCGCGAGCAGCAGGTGCTGGTCGGTCTGTCGCGCGGGCTCACCAACAAGGCGATCGCCCAGGAGAGCGGCATCGCCACCACGACAGTGCGCGACTACGTCAGCAGCCTGATCCGCAAGCTGGGGGTCTGCAACCGCACCGAGGTTCTGGCCAGGGCTCTGGCCCTGGGCCTGATCCGCGAACGGGGCGTCGGGCGCTGA
- a CDS encoding SDR family oxidoreductase has product MNRTFRENVVILTGASYGIGRQLALELAREGAWLALASRSPEPLAELADQCLRLGGRALVVPTDISDPGQCERLIMATVGEYGRVDTLINNAGVGSVTKFGDLEDLALFEKVFRVNFFGSVYCTHYALPYLRQTRGRLAGVSSLRGLYPSAIADAYGPSKYAMAGFFDSLRIELQGSGVSVTMIYPSWVRSGITSRALKADSTPLGTISKHEINGMRVDVCARIIRNAVAHRKRQVVVTLQGKIGLWLKLVLPGVVDAIVRRDFER; this is encoded by the coding sequence GTGAACAGGACCTTTCGGGAGAATGTTGTCATCCTGACCGGCGCGTCCTATGGGATCGGCAGGCAGTTGGCATTGGAGCTGGCCAGGGAAGGGGCCTGGCTGGCGCTGGCCTCCCGAAGCCCTGAGCCCCTGGCTGAGCTGGCCGATCAATGCCTGCGTCTTGGCGGCAGGGCGCTCGTTGTGCCGACGGATATCTCTGATCCTGGCCAATGTGAACGCCTGATCATGGCAACCGTTGGCGAGTATGGCCGGGTTGACACCCTGATCAACAATGCCGGCGTCGGCTCGGTCACGAAATTCGGCGACCTGGAGGATCTCGCTCTGTTTGAGAAGGTGTTTCGGGTGAACTTCTTCGGCAGCGTCTATTGCACCCACTATGCCTTGCCGTATCTGCGTCAGACTCGCGGCCGGCTGGCAGGGGTGTCCAGTCTGCGGGGTTTGTATCCATCTGCGATTGCGGATGCCTATGGACCCAGCAAGTATGCGATGGCAGGCTTCTTTGATTCCCTGCGCATTGAGTTGCAGGGCAGTGGTGTCAGTGTCACGATGATCTACCCCAGCTGGGTGCGCTCCGGCATCACCAGCAGAGCGCTCAAGGCGGACTCAACGCCACTGGGAACGATCTCGAAGCATGAGATCAATGGCATGCGCGTTGATGTCTGTGCCCGCATCATCCGCAACGCAGTGGCTCATCGCAAGCGTCAGGTTGTGGTGACCCTGCAAGGCAAGATCGGCTTGTGGCTCAAACTGGTGCTGCCCGGCGTGGTCGATGCGATCGTGCGTCGGGATTTTGAGCGGTGA
- a CDS encoding VTT domain-containing protein — MALAVGLGLPAGALVVGGGVLFGPWVGLVTVLSGEVLGLTLNWRLCRGVLRPRLQPWLERRRRGRRLRRLLQQPASLRLMVMVRLALLPMNLVNASCALSPTPLRTYALGSLALLPRFTLMVLAGALGGEVGRGGLSPLALTAWLLGLVATAAVLWTLGRGLRRVLLTDVEESAGRD, encoded by the coding sequence GTGGCCCTGGCGGTCGGGCTCGGTTTGCCTGCCGGTGCGCTTGTGGTGGGAGGCGGTGTGCTGTTCGGTCCCTGGGTCGGACTCGTCACCGTGCTGTCGGGCGAGGTGCTGGGGCTGACGCTCAACTGGCGGCTCTGCCGTGGTGTGCTGCGGCCGCGGCTGCAGCCCTGGCTGGAGCGGCGGCGTCGCGGGCGGCGGCTCAGGCGGTTGTTGCAGCAGCCTGCTTCGCTGCGACTGATGGTGATGGTTCGGCTGGCGCTGCTGCCGATGAACCTGGTGAATGCCAGCTGCGCGCTGTCGCCCACACCGCTGCGGACCTACGCCCTGGGCAGCCTGGCCCTGCTGCCGCGCTTCACGCTGATGGTGCTGGCCGGCGCCTTGGGGGGCGAGGTGGGTCGTGGTGGCCTTTCACCCCTGGCCCTGACCGCCTGGCTGCTGGGCCTGGTCGCCACGGCGGCCGTGCTGTGGACGCTGGGGCGTGGCCTGCGGCGCGTGCTGCTGACCGACGTTGAGGAGTCTGCCGGTCGCGACTGA
- a CDS encoding alpha/beta hydrolase: MLQAIALVEAQASQFPVPLLLLDGTDDAIAYPCGSERFAAAAPAERVTLKLWPGFRHELHSDPERQRVFAMMIAWLDRLLENRSQA; this comes from the coding sequence ATGCTGCAGGCGATCGCCCTGGTGGAGGCCCAGGCCAGCCAGTTCCCGGTGCCGTTGCTGCTGCTGGATGGCACAGACGATGCGATCGCCTATCCCTGCGGCAGTGAGCGTTTCGCCGCCGCCGCTCCGGCGGAGCGGGTGACGTTGAAGCTGTGGCCGGGATTCCGCCACGAACTGCACAGCGATCCGGAGCGGCAACGGGTGTTCGCGATGATGATCGCGTGGCTTGATCGGCTGTTGGAGAACCGATCACAGGCCTGA
- a CDS encoding amidohydrolase family protein, producing the protein MTLPRPVDAGPRRPVDRIVAGGLVVTMDPQRRVIADGAVAIAEGRIVAVDSRERVEAMFQAAERLDASGRTVIPGLINGHAHLPMTLFRGLADDQDLDDWLQHTIFPAEAMNVDEAFVRCGSRLGAAELIRGGITTVCDMYYYEMAVAEELAAAGLRGLLGQALIDFPAPDASDHDAAMACIERFVERWQGHALIIPAIAPHAPYTVGDEHLREAQAFAERRDCRLIIHLAETRHEVQESQRLKGARPVEHLAGLGLLSERMVAAHVVWAEAHELDLLRDHGVGVVHNPQSNMKLASGVAPLPAMLERDLAVGLGTDGSASNNDLSLWEEIDTAAKLHKLIAADPKVVSAQEAFELATIRGARALHLDDQIGSLEVGKRADLVVLEMEAMNQIPLSSIYSALVYATKASDVASVLVEGRVLLRDRQLQTLDQTSIETEALALRHQILERLGRAT; encoded by the coding sequence ATGACTCTTCCTCGTCCCGTTGACGCCGGCCCTCGTCGCCCGGTGGATCGAATCGTGGCCGGCGGTCTGGTGGTCACGATGGATCCGCAGCGGCGGGTGATCGCCGATGGGGCGGTGGCGATCGCTGAGGGACGGATCGTGGCGGTTGACAGTCGCGAACGGGTGGAGGCGATGTTCCAGGCGGCTGAGCGCCTCGATGCCAGCGGCCGCACTGTGATCCCGGGCCTGATCAACGGCCATGCCCATCTACCGATGACCCTGTTCCGCGGCCTGGCCGACGATCAGGACCTCGATGACTGGCTGCAGCACACGATCTTCCCGGCCGAGGCCATGAACGTGGATGAGGCCTTCGTGCGCTGCGGCAGCCGCCTGGGCGCCGCTGAGTTGATTCGTGGCGGCATCACCACTGTCTGCGATATGTACTACTACGAGATGGCGGTGGCCGAGGAGCTGGCGGCCGCCGGGCTGCGCGGCCTGCTGGGTCAAGCCCTGATCGACTTCCCAGCCCCCGACGCGAGCGACCATGATGCTGCCATGGCCTGCATCGAGCGCTTTGTGGAGCGCTGGCAGGGCCATGCCCTGATCATCCCGGCGATCGCCCCCCATGCGCCTTATACGGTGGGCGATGAGCATCTGCGTGAAGCCCAGGCCTTCGCTGAGCGGCGCGATTGCCGGCTGATCATCCACTTGGCTGAAACGCGCCATGAGGTGCAGGAGAGCCAGCGGTTGAAGGGCGCCCGGCCGGTGGAGCATCTGGCGGGCCTGGGGCTACTGAGTGAGCGGATGGTGGCGGCCCATGTGGTGTGGGCCGAAGCCCACGAGCTCGATCTGCTGCGCGACCATGGCGTGGGCGTGGTGCACAACCCGCAGTCCAACATGAAACTGGCCTCAGGGGTGGCTCCATTGCCGGCGATGTTGGAGCGGGATCTTGCAGTGGGGCTGGGCACCGATGGCTCCGCCTCCAACAACGACCTGAGCCTCTGGGAGGAGATCGATACCGCCGCCAAGCTGCACAAGCTGATCGCGGCCGATCCCAAGGTGGTTTCTGCCCAGGAGGCGTTTGAGCTGGCCACGATCCGCGGCGCCCGGGCTCTGCACCTCGACGATCAGATCGGTTCACTGGAGGTGGGGAAGCGGGCGGATCTGGTGGTGCTGGAGATGGAAGCGATGAATCAGATTCCGCTCAGCAGCATCTATTCGGCACTGGTGTACGCGACCAAGGCCAGTGATGTGGCCTCGGTGCTTGTGGAGGGCCGGGTTCTGTTGCGTGATCGCCAGCTGCAGACCCTGGATCAGACCTCGATCGAAACCGAGGCCCTGGCCCTGCGCCACCAGATTCTCGAACGGTTGGGCAGGGCGACCTGA